One segment of Variovorax sp. PAMC28562 DNA contains the following:
- a CDS encoding RidA family protein: protein MIDTTASATMGAPMANYAAARRVGDFVFMSGVVAVDPARRQAVTSYGDIPKAARDALRPLGYVTGQMSVDVYEAPIVAQSWFVLERIRQLAVEHGGTMADVVKLVQYFRDIRHYPAYNRVRGLFYPGAPPVSTVVEVSRFLPGDALVIEVEATAYLPLPR from the coding sequence ATGATCGATACGACAGCGAGCGCGACGATGGGTGCGCCGATGGCCAATTACGCCGCGGCCAGGCGCGTGGGCGATTTCGTCTTTATGAGCGGCGTGGTTGCGGTCGACCCTGCGCGGCGTCAGGCCGTGACCTCTTACGGCGACATTCCCAAAGCCGCGCGTGACGCCCTGCGGCCGCTCGGCTATGTGACCGGCCAGATGTCGGTCGACGTCTACGAAGCGCCTATCGTCGCGCAGAGCTGGTTCGTGCTCGAGCGCATCCGCCAGCTGGCCGTCGAACATGGCGGCACGATGGCCGACGTGGTGAAGCTGGTGCAGTACTTTCGCGACATTCGTCACTACCCCGCCTACAACCGCGTGCGCGGACTGTTCTATCCGGGTGCGCCGCCGGTGAGCACCGTTGTGGAGGTATCGCGCTTCTTGCCGGGCGACGCGCTGGTGATCGAGGTCGAGGCGACCGCCTATTTGCCGTTGCCGCGCTGA
- the lnt gene encoding apolipoprotein N-acyltransferase — MKTLWRGLGFAAAGFAQSLSIAAPWSGQPLWWLQLVPMVFLVWQLDAIRIGSASKSAHHAFGFGWLFATAWLCGTFWWLFISLHTYGGLAASLAVSAVLALAAALALYYALACGLFVRFAPVNRFAAAVLFASLWTVAELLRGSWFTGFPWGAIGYAHVDGPLAVAAPWVGVYGVGAIAAALAAAAASAMTVITTAIVGTKPLGRSTFRRFAPLVSAVAVLIAAWALGASRDAVDKPELARGKLDVALLQGNIPQDEKFIPGGGVATALRWYGEQLNDPKASLTITPETAIPLLPSQLPPGYLESIAARYATGTRAAIVGLPIGNGTTYSNAVLGFQPGASATYRYDKHHLVPFGEFVPSIFRWFTDLMNIPLGDFRSGGLAQPPFVWQGQRIAPNICYEDLFGDEIGANFRDAGNAPTILLNVSNIAWFGDSVAIDEHLSISRMRALEFQRPMVRATNTGATVVIDHRGRVAQSLPRLTRGVLLAEVEGRGGITPYAWWVSRFGLWPLWGLSLLMIACTIVLHRRRGSQRGNGK; from the coding sequence TTGAAGACGCTCTGGCGAGGGCTGGGCTTCGCCGCCGCCGGGTTCGCTCAATCGCTGTCGATTGCCGCGCCGTGGAGCGGTCAACCGCTGTGGTGGCTGCAGCTTGTTCCAATGGTTTTTCTGGTGTGGCAGCTCGATGCGATCCGCATCGGCAGCGCATCGAAGTCCGCACATCACGCTTTCGGGTTCGGCTGGCTCTTTGCCACGGCCTGGCTTTGCGGCACGTTCTGGTGGCTCTTCATTTCGCTGCACACCTATGGCGGTCTGGCTGCGTCGCTGGCCGTGAGCGCCGTGTTGGCGCTGGCAGCGGCGCTCGCGCTCTACTACGCGCTGGCATGCGGCCTGTTCGTCCGATTTGCACCGGTCAACCGATTCGCAGCGGCTGTGCTGTTCGCCTCGCTCTGGACCGTGGCCGAATTGCTTCGCGGCAGCTGGTTCACCGGGTTCCCGTGGGGCGCCATTGGCTATGCGCATGTCGACGGGCCGTTGGCCGTGGCTGCTCCGTGGGTCGGCGTCTATGGCGTCGGGGCGATTGCCGCTGCGCTCGCAGCAGCAGCAGCCTCCGCCATGACCGTCATCACAACCGCTATCGTCGGCACGAAGCCACTGGGTCGCTCGACCTTCCGACGATTTGCGCCGCTCGTGTCCGCCGTTGCTGTTCTGATTGCCGCATGGGCGCTGGGCGCCTCACGAGACGCCGTCGACAAGCCCGAACTGGCTCGCGGCAAGCTCGATGTCGCGCTGCTCCAGGGCAACATCCCGCAAGACGAGAAGTTCATCCCGGGCGGTGGCGTCGCGACAGCGCTGCGCTGGTACGGCGAGCAGCTCAACGACCCGAAAGCCTCGCTCACCATCACGCCCGAAACGGCAATCCCGTTGTTGCCCTCGCAGTTGCCGCCGGGCTACCTCGAATCGATCGCCGCGCGGTACGCCACCGGCACACGGGCCGCCATCGTGGGCCTGCCGATCGGCAACGGCACCACCTACAGCAATGCGGTGCTGGGGTTTCAACCGGGTGCGTCTGCCACGTACCGCTACGACAAGCATCACCTCGTGCCGTTCGGCGAATTCGTGCCATCGATATTCCGCTGGTTCACCGACCTGATGAACATCCCGCTGGGCGATTTCAGGAGTGGCGGGCTCGCGCAGCCGCCGTTCGTCTGGCAAGGCCAGCGCATCGCGCCCAACATTTGCTACGAAGACTTGTTCGGCGACGAGATCGGCGCGAACTTTCGCGATGCCGGCAATGCGCCGACCATCCTGCTCAACGTCAGCAACATCGCGTGGTTCGGCGATTCGGTTGCTATCGACGAACACCTGTCGATTTCGCGGATGCGCGCGCTCGAGTTCCAGCGGCCGATGGTGCGTGCGACCAACACCGGCGCCACGGTGGTCATCGACCACCGTGGCCGCGTTGCGCAATCGCTGCCGCGCCTCACGCGCGGTGTGCTGCTCGCCGAGGTCGAAGGACGCGGCGGCATTACGCCCTATGCGTGGTGGGTGTCCCGTTTCGGACTCTGGCCGCTCTGGGGACTGTCGCTGCTGATGATCGCCTGCACGATCGTGCTGCACCGCCGTCGCGGCAGTCAGCGCGGCAACGGCAAATAG
- a CDS encoding HlyC/CorC family transporter, with protein MADPHSERVPVEREDKRSFLQKLAEFIHPGPDSRDELIETLADAEDNDVIGAESRVMLEGVLRMADMTAGDVMVAAPRMDLVNIDAPYDTLLHVVIDTAHSRFPVYEGEKENIIGILLAKDLLKLQRAPGLNIRALLRPATFVPESKGLNDLLREFRGNRNHLAITIDEFGRVAGLITIEDVLEQIVGEIEDEFDIAEDEGDIFGLADHTYRVSGDTPIERVAEAFGITFDEEQLSEDFDTIGGLVAHEMGHVPKRGEHHALGGFDFVVLHTKGGAVRWFKVSPARGNGASD; from the coding sequence GTGGCCGACCCTCACTCTGAACGCGTCCCCGTCGAACGGGAAGACAAACGCAGTTTTCTGCAAAAGCTCGCCGAATTCATCCATCCCGGACCGGACTCCCGCGACGAGCTGATCGAAACGCTCGCAGATGCCGAAGACAACGACGTCATAGGCGCAGAGTCGCGTGTGATGCTCGAAGGTGTCCTGCGCATGGCCGACATGACCGCTGGTGACGTGATGGTGGCCGCACCTCGCATGGACCTCGTCAACATCGACGCGCCCTACGACACGCTGTTGCACGTCGTCATCGACACGGCGCACTCGCGTTTTCCGGTGTACGAGGGCGAAAAAGAAAACATCATCGGCATCCTGCTCGCGAAAGATCTGCTCAAGCTGCAGCGTGCGCCGGGTCTCAACATTCGCGCCTTGCTGCGGCCCGCCACCTTCGTGCCCGAGAGCAAGGGCCTGAACGATTTGCTGCGCGAATTTCGCGGCAACCGCAATCATCTGGCGATCACCATCGACGAGTTCGGCCGTGTGGCCGGGCTCATCACGATTGAAGACGTGTTGGAGCAAATCGTCGGCGAGATCGAAGACGAATTCGATATCGCCGAAGACGAGGGCGACATCTTCGGTCTGGCAGACCACACCTACCGTGTGAGCGGCGACACGCCCATCGAGCGCGTTGCCGAAGCCTTTGGCATCACCTTCGACGAAGAGCAGCTCAGCGAAGACTTCGACACCATCGGCGGCCTGGTCGCGCACGAGATGGGCCACGTACCGAAGCGCGGCGAGCATCACGCGCTCGGCGGGTTCGACTTCGTGGTGCTGCACACCAAGGGCGGCGCCGTGCGCTGGTTCAAGGTGTCGCCGGCGCGTGGCAACGGCGCGTCGGATTGA